A genomic region of Nymphaea colorata isolate Beijing-Zhang1983 chromosome 2, ASM883128v2, whole genome shotgun sequence contains the following coding sequences:
- the LOC116249245 gene encoding myb-related protein 306-like yields MVRPPCCDKVGVKKGPWTPEEDIILVSYIQEHGPGNWRAVPTNTGLLRCSKSCRLRWTNYLRPGIKRGNFTEHEEKMIIHLQALLGNRWAAIASYLPQRTDNDIKNYWNTHLKKKLKKLQAGLDGSISGGGGDHQSISKGQWERRLQTDIHLARQALYEALSLEKTDSPTEMKPSDPMCQNSLPRSNQSASTSSSYASSAENIAKLLENWMRTSPPKSGGSSSDMRQHSPITEATSSEGTQSRASQSLTPTSPTTTTLKTELGGGDFASSNPLDCFLGSEHGGNGVTWKASSSVSTEVSQPQSPDEQTANCCNLSGRRNVETFQAESKVKVEGDAPLSLLEKWLLDEVISSQGHDEILMDMSLDVF; encoded by the exons ATGGTAAGGCCTCCTTGCTGCGACAAGGTTGGTGTGAAGAAAGGGCCATGGACCCCTGAAGAAGATATCATCCTGGTCTCCTACATCCAAGAACATGGCCCTGGAAATTGGAGGGCTGTTCCTACCAATACAG GTCTGCTTAGATGCAGTAAGAGTTGCAGATTAAGATGGACCAATTACCTCAGGCCGGGAATCAAGCGTGGAAATTTTACTGAACATGAGGAGAAGATGATCATCCATCTCCAAGCTCTACTAGGCAACAG ATGGGCAGCCATTGCTTCCTACCTCCCTCAAAGAACAGACAATGATATCAAGAATTATTGGAATACCCACTTGAAGAAGAAGCTCAAGAAGCTTCAGGCAGGCCTAGATGGATCTATTAGCGGTGGTGGTGGCGACCACCAATCAATCTCAAAGGGTCAATGGGAAAGGAGGCTTCAGACTGACATCCACCTAGCTAGACAGGCACTCTATGAAGCCTTGTCCTTGGAGAAGACCGATTCTCCTACTGAGATGAAACCGTCCGACCCAATGTGCCAAAACTCTCTTCCGAGATCAAATCAGTCTGCTTCCACTTCATCATCTTATGCTTCTAGTGCTGAGAACATAGCTAAGCTTCTTGAGAATTGGATGAGAACTTCACCACCAAAGTCTGGGGGAAGTTCCTCAGATATGAGGCAGCATTCCCCCATCACCGAAGCCACCTCCAGTGAAGGAACCCAGAGCAGGGCGTCCCAGTCCCTCACACCTACCAGTCCTACGACAACTACACTTAAGACAGAGTTGGGTGGTGGAGATTTTGCCTCGTCGAATCCCCTTGATTGCTTCCTTGGCTCCGAGCATGGCGGCAACGGCGTGACATGGAAAGCATCCTCATCTGTTTCCACCGAAGTTTCTCAACCACAGTCACCTGATGAGCAGACTGCAAACTGCTGCAACTTGTCTGGTAGAAGAAACGTGGAAACGTTTCAGGCAGAAAGCAAAGTGAAAGTAGAGGGTGATGCTCCACTCTCTTTGCTTGAAAAATGGCTCCTTGATGAAGTTATTTCTTCCCAAGGCCATGACGAAATTCTCATGGACATGTCATTAGATGTATTTTAG